One genomic region from Campylobacter concisus encodes:
- a CDS encoding phosphatase, producing MSEATLSLTYTPWQKEVFFENTARFTTIEKGRRVGFTKGIANATIEWLLEGKKVLWVDTITSNLQRYYERYFLPELKALPKELYKFHAQDKKLSIGEGYLDMRSAERPENIEGFGYDIVILNEAGIILKDAYLWDNAIRAMLLDNPKSRAFIGGVPKGKNRFYDLAKRGMSGEKDWVNFQISSFNNPLLKKEQIDEMVAELGGIDSDVVRQEIYGEFLDTTSNVLFNLALIENAFSTQMPNEKTSIVWGLDVAREGDDESVLCIRQGYGVTNFFTFRLDSVTALAREIFGIYERSEEKPSAIFIDSVGVGAGVFDTLVDFGLRGIVREAKFSYKATNEKLYANKRAEAYFTLKEKFRLLSIVPNDKLKKQLSTISFYYDKKERYLLLPKENIKKEFGFSPDLADALALTFFDPLPAKINTINYDDGGIW from the coding sequence ATGAGTGAAGCAACTCTGAGCCTAACCTATACGCCGTGGCAAAAGGAAGTTTTTTTTGAGAATACCGCACGCTTTACAACGATAGAGAAAGGACGCCGTGTGGGATTTACCAAAGGCATAGCAAACGCTACTATCGAGTGGCTGCTCGAGGGTAAAAAAGTGCTTTGGGTAGATACTATCACATCAAACCTACAAAGATATTACGAGCGTTATTTTTTGCCTGAGCTAAAGGCTCTACCAAAAGAGCTTTATAAATTTCACGCACAAGATAAAAAGCTAAGCATCGGCGAGGGCTACCTTGATATGAGAAGCGCAGAACGTCCAGAAAATATTGAGGGCTTTGGCTACGATATAGTGATCCTAAACGAAGCCGGCATTATTTTAAAAGATGCCTATCTTTGGGACAACGCCATAAGAGCAATGCTACTAGATAACCCAAAATCAAGAGCGTTTATAGGTGGCGTGCCAAAAGGCAAAAACCGCTTTTATGACCTTGCCAAACGTGGAATGAGCGGCGAGAAAGACTGGGTAAATTTTCAAATATCAAGTTTTAACAACCCACTGCTAAAAAAAGAACAAATAGACGAAATGGTGGCAGAACTTGGCGGTATAGATAGCGACGTAGTACGCCAAGAGATATACGGCGAGTTTTTAGACACAACCTCAAACGTGCTTTTTAATCTTGCTCTAATTGAAAATGCCTTTAGCACTCAGATGCCAAACGAAAAAACCAGCATTGTCTGGGGCTTAGATGTGGCACGCGAGGGCGATGATGAAAGCGTGCTTTGTATTAGGCAAGGATATGGCGTTACAAACTTTTTCACTTTTAGGCTTGATAGTGTTACAGCTTTAGCAAGAGAAATTTTTGGTATATATGAGAGAAGTGAAGAGAAGCCAAGCGCTATTTTTATTGATAGCGTTGGAGTTGGGGCTGGAGTATTTGATACTTTGGTTGATTTTGGCTTGCGTGGGATAGTTAGAGAGGCTAAATTTTCATACAAAGCAACAAATGAAAAACTTTACGCAAACAAAAGAGCGGAGGCTTATTTTACACTCAAAGAGAAATTTAGACTGCTTAGCATCGTGCCAAATGACAAACTCAAAAAACAACTTAGCACTATTAGTTTTTATTACGACAAGAAAGAGCGATATTTACTCTTGCCAAAAGAGAATATCAAAAAAGAGTTTGGCTTTAGCCCTGACTTGGCGGATGCTTTAGCTTTGACGTTTTTTGATCCACTACCAGCAAAGATTAACACAATCAACTACGATGACGGAGGCATTTGGTGA
- a CDS encoding HIT family hydrolase, giving the protein MTEQEALNELVSIVNGDEQVEPETNEVAQEPQEQPAEQPVATEEPKKEELSIEAIKQAMAEAMAAKEQTQEPAQPQLDPEKQALLESLGLGNLSELKNQMDQISQAQAAQAEEARRQAVFDKNLAEFKKDYPTIRPDDLAEFAKAHGMSDLLGENYVGWKAVAMGMINVAKSKEKPDEILSGSNASSELSAFDRAKKGENVSDVEYGAELLKLAGL; this is encoded by the coding sequence ATGACAGAGCAAGAAGCACTAAACGAATTGGTAAGTATCGTAAATGGTGACGAGCAGGTAGAGCCTGAAACAAACGAAGTGGCACAAGAACCACAAGAACAGCCAGCAGAGCAACCAGTAGCAACAGAAGAGCCAAAAAAAGAGGAGCTTAGCATAGAGGCTATTAAACAAGCAATGGCTGAGGCGATGGCTGCAAAAGAACAAACACAAGAGCCAGCACAGCCACAGCTTGACCCTGAAAAACAAGCACTACTTGAAAGCTTAGGGCTAGGCAATTTAAGCGAGCTGAAAAACCAAATGGATCAAATCTCACAAGCTCAGGCAGCACAAGCAGAGGAGGCAAGGCGACAAGCAGTCTTTGACAAAAACCTAGCAGAGTTTAAAAAAGACTACCCAACAATACGCCCTGATGATCTAGCAGAGTTTGCAAAAGCTCACGGCATGAGTGATCTACTTGGCGAAAATTATGTGGGTTGGAAAGCAGTCGCAATGGGAATGATCAATGTGGCAAAAAGCAAAGAAAAGCCAGACGAAATTTTAAGTGGCTCAAATGCAAGCAGTGAGCTATCGGCGTTTGATAGAGCAAAAAAAGGCGAGAACGTGAGCGACGTAGAGTATGGCGCAGAGCTTTTGAAATTAGCCGGGCTATAA
- a CDS encoding DUF1064 domain-containing protein: MRIGNVSVNVRNKYHNRKTKGFDSAKEWRRNQELEIMQRAGEISELNRQVPFVLTPSYTIADKTTKQGFRTVREIRYIADFTYRLKNGKRIIEDVKGMQTDVFKIKRKLLERKIALGVIEGEFRIY; this comes from the coding sequence ATGAGAATTGGCAATGTTTCGGTGAATGTTAGAAACAAATACCACAACCGCAAGACCAAAGGCTTTGATAGTGCCAAAGAGTGGCGACGTAACCAAGAGCTAGAAATTATGCAAAGAGCAGGCGAAATAAGTGAGCTAAACCGCCAAGTGCCGTTTGTGCTAACGCCAAGCTACACAATAGCAGATAAAACAACCAAGCAAGGCTTTAGAACCGTACGCGAGATCAGATACATAGCAGATTTTACATACCGCCTAAAAAATGGCAAGCGGATAATAGAGGACGTAAAAGGAATGCAAACGGACGTTTTCAAGATAAAGCGAAAACTACTAGAGAGAAAAATAGCCCTTGGAGTAATAGAGGGCGAGTTTAGGATTTATTAA
- a CDS encoding phage head-tail adapter protein — MTNDERISYLEELVQTAYNGYAEYKPFFDKLNDAYLLVLESKQYNSLKERSKSKNYTPKLNSKAKRIYDGLTETYFNNDTFAKLEPYVNSTHDVINKWQEALNFYCDKINLYKIFSPIFLKAAFSPSSVVKVFWGKDEAKIEEVDINDIYFDPDAKNTDDIRYIVHRIYLTTNDIKKLIKNKTFKQIDLSENRPYKRICLNEIYELNDEKWSVSTLYNSELLRDKVELKDGQPFIFGYMLPQTKRNTDKMFVCAYGEPALASLLPLQDELNAIRNSITDVTRNQATPKIIFNRSASISRADLERPSGAIFTDSPADIKIIPPGDINASMATLQVIEQEMSEVSGVSPQQNGAPTTRQETATMASIMANEGSVRLQGYIRTYNETFFEPIFERLAFLVWKYGDPLFFAGFNRGEAPSFNINLNTGIGALNKEVQKKSLMDASGIISAQFGMCLQLGDGDGANRMKEANEKILLELLPLYGIKDPENFIGKESELAKQLKPQAILPSVAEPIAEAGALPADAMPSI, encoded by the coding sequence ATGACAAACGATGAAAGAATAAGCTACCTCGAGGAGTTAGTGCAGACAGCATACAACGGATATGCGGAGTATAAACCATTTTTTGACAAGCTAAATGACGCTTATTTGCTTGTGTTAGAAAGCAAGCAGTATAACAGCCTAAAAGAGAGAAGCAAGAGCAAAAACTACACACCAAAGCTAAATTCAAAAGCAAAAAGGATATATGACGGCCTAACCGAAACATATTTCAACAATGACACATTTGCCAAGCTAGAGCCTTATGTAAACTCAACACATGACGTGATCAACAAGTGGCAAGAGGCGCTAAATTTCTATTGCGACAAGATAAATTTGTATAAGATTTTTTCACCTATCTTCTTAAAAGCTGCTTTTAGCCCTAGCTCGGTAGTAAAAGTGTTTTGGGGGAAAGATGAAGCAAAGATAGAGGAAGTAGACATAAACGACATCTATTTTGATCCTGATGCAAAAAATACAGACGACATCCGCTATATCGTGCACAGAATTTACCTTACAACAAACGACATCAAAAAGCTAATCAAAAATAAAACATTTAAGCAAATTGATCTAAGCGAGAATAGACCTTATAAGAGAATTTGCCTAAATGAGATATACGAACTAAACGATGAGAAATGGAGCGTTAGCACGCTTTACAATAGCGAACTACTAAGAGATAAAGTAGAACTAAAAGACGGACAGCCATTTATTTTTGGCTATATGCTGCCACAAACAAAACGCAATACCGATAAAATGTTTGTTTGCGCTTATGGCGAGCCTGCTCTTGCTTCGCTTTTGCCTTTACAAGATGAGCTAAATGCGATCAGAAACTCAATTACGGACGTAACAAGAAACCAAGCAACGCCAAAGATCATTTTTAACCGAAGTGCAAGTATATCAAGGGCTGATTTAGAGCGCCCAAGTGGTGCGATTTTTACTGATAGCCCAGCAGACATCAAGATAATACCGCCTGGCGACATCAACGCTTCAATGGCTACACTTCAAGTGATCGAGCAGGAGATGAGCGAAGTAAGCGGAGTAAGCCCACAGCAAAACGGAGCACCAACAACTAGGCAAGAAACAGCAACAATGGCGTCAATTATGGCAAATGAGGGTAGCGTAAGGCTTCAAGGGTATATAAGAACCTACAATGAGACCTTTTTTGAGCCTATATTTGAACGCCTTGCATTTTTAGTTTGGAAATATGGCGATCCATTATTTTTTGCAGGGTTTAATCGTGGTGAAGCACCGAGCTTTAACATAAACCTAAACACTGGGATAGGCGCATTAAACAAAGAGGTGCAAAAGAAAAGTCTAATGGATGCTAGCGGGATTATATCAGCTCAATTCGGTATGTGCTTACAACTTGGGGACGGCGATGGTGCAAATAGAATGAAAGAAGCAAACGAGAAAATCCTATTAGAGCTATTGCCACTATATGGCATAAAAGACCCAGAGAATTTTATCGGAAAGGAGAGTGAGCTTGCTAAACAACTTAAGCCACAGGCTATTTTACCAAGCGTGGCAGAGCCTATCGCAGAAGCAGGAGCTTTACCAGCTGACGCAATGCCAAGCATTTAG
- a CDS encoding DNA cytosine methyltransferase: protein MIKVLNLFAGLGGNRKYWDEVAREKGISIEVTAVEFDPEIAKAYAKRYPNDNVIVGDAWGYAAKNYLDFDFIWASPPCQSHSRLNFCNNSRNEATRVLPDFRLYELISYLKTFCKKAFVVENVVPYYEPLIKPTAEIGRHYFWANLDLFFLSNDKFRIIEKVKIGDFKDLDLSEFNITNKRQAIRNEVDYEIGKKIFERYLESR from the coding sequence GTGATCAAAGTTTTAAATCTTTTTGCAGGGCTTGGTGGTAACCGCAAGTATTGGGACGAAGTAGCAAGAGAAAAAGGCATAAGCATAGAAGTAACAGCCGTTGAGTTTGACCCTGAAATAGCAAAGGCTTATGCAAAACGCTATCCAAATGACAACGTAATAGTAGGCGACGCTTGGGGCTACGCTGCTAAAAATTATTTAGATTTTGATTTTATATGGGCTAGCCCTCCGTGTCAAAGTCACAGCAGATTAAATTTTTGTAATAACTCACGCAATGAGGCAACGAGAGTTTTGCCTGATTTTAGGCTTTATGAACTTATATCGTATCTTAAGACGTTTTGTAAAAAAGCTTTTGTAGTTGAAAATGTAGTGCCATATTACGAGCCGCTCATAAAGCCGACCGCTGAGATAGGTAGGCATTATTTTTGGGCTAATCTTGATCTATTTTTTTTAAGTAATGATAAATTCAGGATCATAGAGAAAGTTAAAATAGGCGACTTTAAAGACCTTGACTTGAGCGAGTTTAATATAACAAATAAACGCCAGGCTATAAGAAATGAAGTTGATTATGAGATAGGCAAAAAGATATTTGAGCGTTATTTGGAGAGCAGATGA